ATCTTTGCTCGGACAACGGAGCTCGCCGACCTCACCGTCGAGGACCGGGCGGTCCTCCGGGGCCCGGGCGTACGCTGCCATCGCCTCGATTCCCCCCATCTTCGCCACCAGGACAGCCGCGGCTCTGCACGGCCTCCCCCTCCTGGCCGACGACGAGAAGACGCATGTCATCTCCACGGCGGATCGCCCCGGCTCCGGGTACGAGGTCGTGCGGCATCGAGGTCAGCTCGACGAAGACGACCTCACCGAGATCGGCGGGTTGCGTTGCACGTCGCTCAGTCGCACCGTCGCGGACCTCGCGCGGACCGATTCCCGAGAGCGCGCCGTGTCCGCCGCAGACGCGGCGCTCCGCAAGGTCGCCTTCCGCGCGCCGGAGACCTACGACGATGACGCGGCTGACGGCTTCACCGACATGGCGCTGGCGCATATAAGCCCCACGAGCGTGGGGCGCGCGAAAGCTCGATGGGTCCTCACGTTCGCAAACGGGCGCGCCCAGCTGCCCGGGGAGAGCATCAGCCGGATCCGCCTCCGCGAACTCGGGTTCGCGCCGCCGTCCCTCCAGGTCCCCGTCGCGGGACCGAGGGGCTGCACGTACTGGGTCGACTTCGGCCTCGACGACGCCGATGCCTGGGGCGAGTTCGACGGCACGTCGAAGTATCGCGACCAGACCATGACCGGGGGACGAAGCACATCCGAGGTCGTCGAGCGCGAAAAGCGCCGCGAAGATTGGATTCGCGGCGTGACCAAGCGGGCTCTCGTCCGGTGGGGCTGGGGTGACATCACAGACGCCGCCTCGCTCGGACGCCGCCTCGCAGCATTCGGCGTCAGGCCCCGATGAGCCGAGCGCCTCGATGCCGGCGACGCACCCCGCAGCGAGGTGGCCCCGGGGCGACAGAAATGACCCCGGGGCCACACCGGGCCCCGACCACCGCCAACCCCCACCACAACCGCCCGCTCACCGCAGCCACCACATGGCCCCGGGGCGACAGAAGTGGCCCCGGGGCCACGCCGGCGCTTGCGGCCACCGACCCGCGCCGCGCACCACCAGCCGACCGCAGCGCCCCCATGGCCCCGGGGCGACAGAAATGACCCCGGGGCCACACCGGGCCCCGACCACCGCCAACCCCCACCACAACCGCCCGCTCACCGCAGCCACCACATGGCCCCGGGGCGACAGAAATGGCCCCGGGGCCACGCCGGCGCTTGCGGCCATCGACCCGCGCCGCGCACCACCAGCCGACCGCAGCGCCCGTGGCCCCGGGGCGACAGAAGTGGCCCCGGGGCCACCTACGGGCGAGGAACGACCCGGCGTCAGCCGTCGATGACGGCGACCAGCTCGTCGAGGAACGCGGGGAACGACGTCGCGCGACGCACGATGCGCTGCACGCTGTCGCGCTCGCTGAAGACCTCGACGAACTGCTCGAACACCGTCTGGAACGCCTCGCGGTCGGTCTCGCTGAACGCCACGAGCGCCACCACCTGCACGCGCCCCTCACCCCACGTGATGGAGGGGTCGGCGATGCCGATGGCGATGCGGGTCTGGGTCGCGGTCATACCCATCGCGTGCGGCACGGCGAGGGCGTCGGTGAACGCCGTCGACGAGATGGCCTCGCGCTCGACGGCGCGGGTGACGTAGTCGTCGTCGATCACGTTCTGCTCCACCAGCAGCCCGCCCAGGCGCCGGATGACGCCGGCCTCGCCCGCAGTGGCATCCAGGCCCCGGACGAACGCCTCCGGCGCGAAGTACCGCTCGAGCTCGGCCCGCAGGCGCGCGAGACGCCGCCCGCGGCGGATGCGCCCGGCCGCGGCCTGAACGCGCTCCACGTCGGCGTCGGTCAGGAACGGCTGGATGCGAACGAACCGGTCGCCGGGACGCGGCGGGTCGATCGTGGTGAGCACCAGGTCGCTGTCGATGGCATCCCATGCCGGATCGATGCGCGTCTCGACGCCCACCACCTCGATCGCCTGCCCGAGCGAGCGGTCGACGCTCGAGCGCAGCAGCTCCTGCATCTCGTAGTACCCGGGACAGACGATGGTCGCGGTCAGCAGCTGGTCGGCACGACGGCTGCGTTCGAGGCGGCCGCCGACGTGCATGGCGATGTAGGCGATCTCGTCGTCGAGGATCGGGATGCCGAGGCCGTCCTGCAGCCCCTTGGCGATGTACACCGCGACCTCGAAGATCATCGGGTACGTCGACTTCAACGACCGCGTCAGCGGATTGCGCGACCACGCCTGTTCCCGTGATCGCGCCAGCAGATTCTGCACGTGCAGCGCCAGGCGCAGGACGAAGTCGTCGTGGGCGATGTCGACGAGGAACTCGGATGCCGCGTTCTCGACCACCACGCGCACCGCGGCCTCGACGGCCGGATCGAGGCGGGCACGCACGTCGCCGTCGCCCGGAGAGTCGGGGGCCACGATCCGGGTGAGCACGAGCGTCGCGAGGTGGTGCAGGTCGCCCGAGCCCAGCGGGACGCCGATGTGCTTAAGCGTGAGGCGGTCCAGAAGCGTCACCACGGCTGCCGCCGCGTCGGAGGAGTCGCCCCCGGGCGAGCCGAGGGCCCGGTCGCGCGTCGTGCGATCCGCGGCGATGGCGATGTGCATGACCACGTCGCCGATGCCGATCTCGTTGACGTAGTAGCCGAGCGCTCCGAGCTCGGCGACCAGCTCCGCCTTGAACGGTCCGAAGGCCCGGGCACCGACGGAACGCTCCCCCAGCGTGCGTCGCAGCGCGTCGAGGTCGAACAGGCCGGCATCCATCTCATCGTGCGCGAGCTTCGACAGCAGTCGCCGCTGCGCGACCTCCGTCCCTCGCAAACGGGCGGTGGATGCCGAACGCTCCAGCGTCAGCTCGGTGCCGCCGAGCAGGCCGCGCACGCGCGACAGGTCGGCCTCGACGGTGGCGGGACTGACGTGCAGGGAGTCCGCGGTCTCGAAGACGTCGATGCCGTCGGGCGCATCGAGCAGCCGGCGCACCAGGGTGTGGAGGCGGTCGCGCGGGGTTCCGGCATCCGATGCGGTCGTCGTCCGCAGCGCCGCCGCCGCGTTGGTACCCGCGCGATACCCCAGCGGGCCCGATTCGATCGCGACGCCGCCGGTCACACGCGCGTTGACGGCGGTGACGTAGGAGCGGATGCTGCGTGGGGTGACCCCCAGCGCGTCGGCGAGCGACGCCGCCGTCGACCATTCCCCATCGCGCAGAAGCAGAGCCAGGAGGCGGTCTTGGCGAGTCTTCGTCGTCACGATCCGTCCTCCGCACCGCCCCGGTGGGCAGCGTCCTGCCTCAATCCAACCACGCGTGGGCTCCCCCGGCGCGAAGCGGGGCCGCCGCGCCCGGGCGCGGACGGGCTGCGGTCCGCGGCCGCCCCGGCGGACGGATGCCGCGCGACCGTGGGCACGGCGTCCGCTGCCTCTTTTCCCCATCGTTTCGGTGACAACTCGTACGGATATGTCGTTTTTCGTGCGGGTGATGAGTCATCATGGGCAGACGTCCATCCCCGAGCGCGCCGACGTTGGAGAGCGAATGTCCCCCACCTGGAGACGACTCGTCCCCCGTAGCCTGCGCCTTCGCAGCCGGCTGCGTCTGAAGAACGGCCGCTGGCGCCTCGACACGCCCGACCGCGTCCTGCTCGAGGACGTCATCGCGCCCGAGTTCCTCCGTCAAGACGACATCCGGCGGATGCTCGACGTGGGCGTTGCCTGGTACACGCGGACGTATCCGCGTCTGTACGAGGGGATCGAGTACCACACCATCGACGTCGATCCCGCCATGCGCCGGATCGCGGGCCCGCATCACCACACCCTTTCGATGACCGAGCTGCCCACGGTGTACCCGGCGGACACCTTCGATCTGGTCGTGTGCAACGGCGTGTTCGGGTGGGGCTTGGACACGGCCGACGAGGTCGGGCGCGGTCTCGACGCCTGCGCCGAGGTGCTGCGACCGGGCGGCTGGCTCGTGGTGGGCTGGAACGACATGGCCGGTCGGCGCATCCCCGACCTCGACGCGCTCGCCGCCCCTCGCTTCGACCGCGCGATCTTGCCCGCGGCACGGGCCGACCACCTCGTGAGCGCCACCCCGTACGCCCACCGGTACGACTTCTTCACGCGCCGGTGACCGCGACGAAGCCGACGATCGCGGGGATCTGGGCGCATTACGACGACGACCTGCTGTTCGCCACTCCCACCATCGACCACGCGATCCGGCAGGGCTCCCGCGTGCGGAACCTGTTCTTGACTGCCTCGGATGCCGGCACCGGCCTGTCGCCGTATGTGGAGGGCCGCGAGAACGGCATCCGCGCCGCCTACGACGTCATGCGCGGCTCGTCATCGCCCTGGTCGGATCGGGAGACGGTGCTCTCGAACGGCGTCGCCGTCACG
The DNA window shown above is from Microbacterium proteolyticum and carries:
- a CDS encoding BglG family transcription antiterminator, encoding MTTKTRQDRLLALLLRDGEWSTAASLADALGVTPRSIRSYVTAVNARVTGGVAIESGPLGYRAGTNAAAALRTTTASDAGTPRDRLHTLVRRLLDAPDGIDVFETADSLHVSPATVEADLSRVRGLLGGTELTLERSASTARLRGTEVAQRRLLSKLAHDEMDAGLFDLDALRRTLGERSVGARAFGPFKAELVAELGALGYYVNEIGIGDVVMHIAIAADRTTRDRALGSPGGDSSDAAAAVVTLLDRLTLKHIGVPLGSGDLHHLATLVLTRIVAPDSPGDGDVRARLDPAVEAAVRVVVENAASEFLVDIAHDDFVLRLALHVQNLLARSREQAWSRNPLTRSLKSTYPMIFEVAVYIAKGLQDGLGIPILDDEIAYIAMHVGGRLERSRRADQLLTATIVCPGYYEMQELLRSSVDRSLGQAIEVVGVETRIDPAWDAIDSDLVLTTIDPPRPGDRFVRIQPFLTDADVERVQAAAGRIRRGRRLARLRAELERYFAPEAFVRGLDATAGEAGVIRRLGGLLVEQNVIDDDYVTRAVEREAISSTAFTDALAVPHAMGMTATQTRIAIGIADPSITWGEGRVQVVALVAFSETDREAFQTVFEQFVEVFSERDSVQRIVRRATSFPAFLDELVAVIDG
- a CDS encoding class I SAM-dependent methyltransferase, whose protein sequence is MSPTWRRLVPRSLRLRSRLRLKNGRWRLDTPDRVLLEDVIAPEFLRQDDIRRMLDVGVAWYTRTYPRLYEGIEYHTIDVDPAMRRIAGPHHHTLSMTELPTVYPADTFDLVVCNGVFGWGLDTADEVGRGLDACAEVLRPGGWLVVGWNDMAGRRIPDLDALAAPRFDRAILPAARADHLVSATPYAHRYDFFTRR